The following are encoded in a window of Vespa crabro chromosome 2, iyVesCrab1.2, whole genome shotgun sequence genomic DNA:
- the LOC124422362 gene encoding protein 5NUC-like — MCILLLRTFSIIFMLFIIENVIVHGNPFSAHSKNEDFTFHIVHTNDMHARFEETSRLSAPICSKQDAATGNCYGGFARIATLIRQAKNSSIPTLFLNAGDTYQGSVWYNIYKWKIVAKFLNILAPDAISLGNHEFDDGVNGLIPFIEESKFPVLAANLDLSKQPNLKATKLANSTVLVINGTKIGVIGYLTPETTIISITENVIINDEVPAIREEAKKLKKEGVNILIALGHSGFDIDKKIAKEVEDIDIVIGGHTNTFLYRGKQPDAEHPEDIYPTEIVQDNGRKVYVVQAYAYTKYLGNFSVSFDSNGEVTDIVGNPILVDHSIEQAPDVLKELDLLRPAIDNISTTEVGKTRVLLDGDSKTCRQKECNLGNLITDAIIDYNAQEYFFKGKWTDAAIAVQNSGSIRASITRALNDKITIGDILGVLPFGNIIFKTSMTGKQMLSMLEWSVYNLNYNSSDNLFGAFLQFSGLQVSYDISRPPNSRVISVQVRCAACNIPSYSDLDKNATYKVLINDFMRNGGDGYKMLKDLEYTTIGVTTADVVIQYLKKYSPVYPGVDWRINYVDEIYSNKFNNEDISSTSVREYSIVLLILLTMITRLLT, encoded by the exons ATGTGCATATTACTATTACGCacgttttcaattattttcatgcTATTTATAATAGAGAACGTTATCGTTCATGGAAATCCTTTTTCTGCGCATAGCAAAAATGAGGATTTTACTTTTCACATTGTCCACACCAATGATATGCATGCAAG ATTTGAAGAAACGTCAAGATTGTCGGCACCAATTTGTTCTAAACAAGATGCCGCAACAGGAAATTGTTACGGTGGTTTCGCCAGAATAGCGACCTTGATTCGTCAGGCTAAAAATTCGTCCATACCAACATTGTTCTTGAATGCTGGTGATACTTATCAAGGTTCCGTGTGGTATAATATCTACAAGTGGAAAATCGTTGCAAAGTTCCTCAACATTCTCGCACCAGATGCGATA AGTCTTGGAAATCATGAGTTCGATGACGGTGTAAATGGTTTAATACCCTTTATCGAAGAATCAAAGTTTCCAGTTCTCGCGGCGAATCTTGATTTATCGAAACAGCCAAACTTAAAAGCTACGAAGTTAGCGAACAGTACGGTCTTGGTGATAAATGGTACAAAGATTGGTGTGATCGGTTATCTCACGCCAGAGACGACGATCATATCGATTACCGAAAACGTGATCATTAACGACGAAGTACCTGCTATTCGCGAGGAagcaaagaaattgaaaaaggagGGTGTAAATATTCTCATTGCTTTGGGTCATTCTGGATtcgatattgataaaaaaatcgCCAAAGAAGTTGAGGACATCGACATTGTCATCGGTGGACATACCAATACATTTCTTTATCGTGGCAAACAACCTGACGCTGAACACCCCGAAGATATTTATCCTACTGAAATTGTACAAGACAACGGTAGAAAAGTTTATGTTGTTCAAGCATATGCTTATACTAAATATCTCGGTAATTTTAGCGTTTCTTTCGACTCAAACGGTGAAGTTACTGACATTGTGGGCAATCCAATTCTAGTCGATCATAGTATCGAACAG GCACCGGATGTTCTCAAAGAACTGGATTTACTCAGACCTGCGATCGATAATATAAGCACAACGGAAGTTGGAAAAACTCGCGTATTACTCGATGGTGACAGTAAAACCTGTAGACAAAAAGAATGCAATTTAGGAAACCTCATTACCGATGCTATCATCGATTAT AATGCccaggaatatttttttaaaggaaaatgGACCGATGCTGCTATTGCCGTTCAAAATTCTGGAAGTATAAGAGCGTCTATCACTAGAGCCTTGAACGATAAG atcacAATAGGTGATATACTTGGAGTTCTACCTTTTGGCAACATTATTTTCAAGACGTCTATGACAGGAAAACAAATGCTCTCAATGTTGGAATGGAGCgtttataatcttaattacAATTCTTCGGATAATTTATTCGGTGCATTCCTTCAATTTTCCGGTCTTCAGGTCTCATATGACATTTCTCGTCCGCCCAATTCAAGGGTAATTTCCGTCCAGGTACGATGTGCCGCTTGTAATATTCCAAGTTACAGTGATCTCGATAAAAATGCAACTTATAAAGTTctgataaatgattttatgCGTAACGGAGGAGACGGTTACAAGATGTTGAAAGATCTTGAATATACTACAATAG GTGTTACTACAGCGGATGTAGTTATccaatatttgaaaaaatatagtcCTGTATACCCTGGTGTCGATTGGAGAATTAATTACGTAGAcgaaatatattctaataaatttaataacgaagatatatCATCTACCTCAGTTAGAGAATATTCGATAGTACTTCTAATTCTGTTGACAATGATTACTAGATTGTTAACTTGA
- the LOC124433237 gene encoding SET and MYND domain-containing protein 4-like: protein MEILHEILHRRIKEANKNLWLTNKFNTLKNDEERVIFTLEVMQQFNVVPKIKNVPKSHLDSEKFRKEGNKLFLTNPLDGHKCIQILQLYTKSIAYANPSSEELALAYANRSAILLKIHKFRKSIQDIDRALSLNYPDKLKVKLYIRKVECLVSMGDSSIEEDYKAALYCLEKMSLNDLNRKNLQKKLQYLHEQSKNMIKKNTKKQENQYLFEVKSQNIEIPCSSDAIAIKYNERYGRHVVATRDISPGEVIASEKPYSFMLTPDNIYTHCSNCLEISLASIPCDHCTCAMYCSEKCKLEDWKKYHDIECPVYSVLFEISNYIKFDLFSARLAIQAIKEFNSLEDLRSLIKEIDEWDDPRTKGFSSDNKFHSDKYRSIYSLTTNTEKRLPIDLFRKSVDACIILYLLATRTMMFGDKLEHELSALIKNKDVTLIGGLILRHQQIIPTNIHSLDEEYGLDVRERGIAAMAFYSLFNHSCDPNILRYSRSTNMIICAAYPIKQGDQILDNYGQHYAIMVKQRRQEKLLKQYYFKCDCIPCKKDWPLYCSLPSFEDLVTNLYDKSIIMAALKKFDTYVCLATVGEVHDNFSYIIQDLLKMIQILYDHAPMPCREMNKVVETVKRVYSLSGNRFDLPVIT, encoded by the exons ATGGAAATTCTTCATGAAATACTTCATAGGCGTATTAAGGAAGCGAATAAAAACTTATGGCTGACGAATAAGTTCAACACGTTGAAGAATGATGAAGAACGTGTAATATTTACTCTCGAAGTAATGCAACAGTTCAATGTAGttcctaaaataaaaaatgtgcCAAAAAGTCACTTAGATTCGGAAAAATTTAGAAAGGagggaaataaattatttcttacaaaTCCTCTCGATGGGCATAAATGTATTCAAATATTGCAATTATATACAAAGAGTATAGCTTATGCAAATCCTTCGTCAGAAGAACTTGCTTTAGCTTATGCTAACAGATCtgctattttattaaaaattcataagtTTAGAAAATCTATTCAAGATATTGATAGAGCATTATCTCTGAATTATCCTGATAAATTAAAAGTCaagttatatatacgtaaagtaGAGTGTTTAGTATCAATGGGAGATTCTTCTATAGAAGAAGATTATAAAGCTGCATTGTATTGCCTGGAAAAGATGTCATTAAATGATCTTAACAGGAaaaatcttcaaaaaaaattacaatatttacatGAGCAATCAAAAaacatgataaaaaagaatacgaaAAAGCAGGAGAATCAGTATCTTTTTGAAGTTAAATCTCAAAACATAGAAATTCCGTGTTCATCAGATGCAATAgctattaaatataatgaacgTTATGGAAGACATGTTGTTGCTACTCGTGACATTTCTCCTGGTGAAGTCATTGCTTCAGAGAAACCTTATTCTTTTATGTTAACAccagataatatttatactcaTTGTTCAAATTGTCTGGAGATTTCTTTGGCCAGTATACCTTGTGATCATTGCACTTGTGCCATGTATTGTtcagaaaaatgtaaattggAAGACTGGAAGAAATATCATGATATAGAATGTCCTGTATATTCAGTATTGTTTGAgatttctaattatattaagTTTGATCTATTTAGCGCAAGACTTGCAATACAAgcaataaaagaatttaatagtTTAGAAGATTTACGAAGTCTGATTAAAGAAATTGATGAATGGGATG ATCCTAGAACAAAAGGTTTTAGTtctgataataaatttcacaGTGATAAATATAGAAGTATATACAGTCTCACGACAAATACTGAAAAAAGACTACCAATTGACCTATTCAGAAAATCTGTAGATgcttgtattattttatatttgcttGCTACACGTACTATGATGTTTGGGGATAAATTGGAACATGAATTATCtgcattaattaaaaacaaagatGTTACATTAATTGGTGGGCTTATATTACGGCATCAACAAATAATACCTACTAACATTCATAGC TTGGATGAAGAATATGGTTTAGATGTTAGAGAACGAGGTATTGCAGCAATGGCATTTTATAGTCTGTTTAATCATAGCTGTGATCCAAATATACTAAGGTATTCAAGATCTACAAATATGATTATATGTGCTGCTTATCCTATAAAACAAGGAGATCag ATTTTAGATAATTATGGTCAGCATTATGCTATAATGGTAAAACAAAGAAGACAAGAGAAACTTTTAAAACagtattatttcaaatgtgATTGCATACCGTGCAAAAAAGATTGGCCTCTATATTGTAGTCTACCTTCTTTCGAA GATTtagtaacaaatttatatgataaatcaattattatggcagctttaaaaaaattcgatactTACGTGTGTTTAGCAACTGTTGGTGAAGTTCATGATAATTTTTCGTATATAATACAAGATTTATTAAAGatgatacaaatattatatgatcATGCTCCAATGCCTTGTAGAGAAATGAATAAGGTTGTGGAAACTGTAAAACGTGTGTATTCTTTAAGTGGCAACAGATTTGATTTACCTGTGATaacttaa
- the LOC124433238 gene encoding nuclear distribution protein nudE-like 1-B isoform X2, which produces MMETDPPQFLSKDDEIQYWMDLAHQMHQRKEDVERELEEFQENSQMLEKELETSLEQAEKANRELRQRNTRLATEVEQLRTRLDQQTADCAMFQSQAQDLQLQHEQLMKYIRELEQKNDDLERAHRVNRVTEEEIEAKFNLAIEKNALLESELDEKEGLKVIVQRLMDEIRDLKQEIQVQERHQPDNDKTADRVRNLVDSNKLQVELETHTPPSSPLVSQSIPSNNTTPSLKIGNGVVGGVIGNNNNNINPPLAPCTRILAMNMIGDLMRKVGALENKLNTCRNASREDQAVRDLYRSRRQVRGAASGNNNHIRL; this is translated from the exons ATGATGGAAACCGATCCTCCTCAATTTTTGTCAAAAGATGATGAAATTCAATATTGGATGGATCTTGCTCATCAGATgcatcaaag aaaagaagatgTTGAAAGAGAATTAGAAGAATTTCAAGAAAATTCTCAAATGTtggaaaaagaattagaaacaTCTTTAGAACAAGCTGAAAAAGCAAATAGAGAATTAAGACAAAGGAATACACGACTTGCAACAGAAGTAGAGCAATTAAGAACAAGATTAGATCAACAAACTGCGGATTGTGCTATGTTTCAGTCACAAGCACAAGATTTGCAATTACAACATGAGCAATTGATGAAATATATCAGAGAACTGGAACAGAAGAATGATGATTTAGAAAGAGCACATAG GGTAAATAGAGTAACggaagaagagatagaagcTAAATTTAACTTGGCAATAGAAAAGAATGCTTTACTTGAGTCGGAGCTCGATGAAAAGGAAGGCTTAAAAGTCATAGTACAAAGATTAATGGATGAAATTAGAg atTTGAAACAAGAGATTCAAGTACAAGAGCGACACCAACCAGATAATGATAAGACAGCAGATAGAGTTCGTAATCTTGTAGATAGTAATAAACTACAAGTTGAACTAGAAACACATACACCACCTTCCAGTCCATTAGTTTCACAATCTATACCTTCAAATAACACGACTCCATCATTGAAAA TTGGAAATGGAGTAGTAGGGGGTGTAATTgggaacaacaataataatataaatccaCCGTTGGCACCATGTACCAGAATATTAGCGATGAATATGATTGGAGACCTGATGCGAAAAGTTGGA gCTTTGGAAAACAAATTGAATACATGTAGAAATGCATCACGAGAGGACCAAGCTGTACGTGATCTCTACAG GAGTAGACGACAAGTGAGAGGCGCAGCCTCAGGAAACAACAACCACATTCGATTGTAA
- the LOC124433238 gene encoding nuclear distribution protein nudE-like 1-B isoform X1: protein MMETDPPQFLSKDDEIQYWMDLAHQMHQRKEDVERELEEFQENSQMLEKELETSLEQAEKANRELRQRNTRLATEVEQLRTRLDQQTADCAMFQSQAQDLQLQHEQLMKYIRELEQKNDDLERAHRVNRVTEEEIEAKFNLAIEKNALLESELDEKEGLKVIVQRLMDEIRDLKQEIQVQERHQPDNDKTADRVRNLVDSNKLQVELETHTPPSSPLVSQSIPSNNTTPSLKIGNGVVGGVIGNNNNNINPPLAPCTRILAMNMIGDLMRKVGLDRWVCMDCRRVKCTCPNGKKSNTIPTNNAPSIQVYTPTQCIRQQPRPAKCRQSS, encoded by the exons ATGATGGAAACCGATCCTCCTCAATTTTTGTCAAAAGATGATGAAATTCAATATTGGATGGATCTTGCTCATCAGATgcatcaaag aaaagaagatgTTGAAAGAGAATTAGAAGAATTTCAAGAAAATTCTCAAATGTtggaaaaagaattagaaacaTCTTTAGAACAAGCTGAAAAAGCAAATAGAGAATTAAGACAAAGGAATACACGACTTGCAACAGAAGTAGAGCAATTAAGAACAAGATTAGATCAACAAACTGCGGATTGTGCTATGTTTCAGTCACAAGCACAAGATTTGCAATTACAACATGAGCAATTGATGAAATATATCAGAGAACTGGAACAGAAGAATGATGATTTAGAAAGAGCACATAG GGTAAATAGAGTAACggaagaagagatagaagcTAAATTTAACTTGGCAATAGAAAAGAATGCTTTACTTGAGTCGGAGCTCGATGAAAAGGAAGGCTTAAAAGTCATAGTACAAAGATTAATGGATGAAATTAGAg atTTGAAACAAGAGATTCAAGTACAAGAGCGACACCAACCAGATAATGATAAGACAGCAGATAGAGTTCGTAATCTTGTAGATAGTAATAAACTACAAGTTGAACTAGAAACACATACACCACCTTCCAGTCCATTAGTTTCACAATCTATACCTTCAAATAACACGACTCCATCATTGAAAA TTGGAAATGGAGTAGTAGGGGGTGTAATTgggaacaacaataataatataaatccaCCGTTGGCACCATGTACCAGAATATTAGCGATGAATATGATTGGAGACCTGATGCGAAAAGTTGGA CTTGACAGATGGGTCTGCATGGACTGTAGGAGGGTGAAATGCACTTGtccaaatggaaaaaaatcaaataccATTCCAACAAATAATGCACCATCGATTCAAGTTTATACACCTACACAGTGTATTAGGCAACAACCTAGACCAGCCAAATGCAGACAATCTTCGTGA
- the LOC124433238 gene encoding nuclear distribution protein nudE-like 1-B isoform X4 — protein MMETDPPQFLSKDDEIQYWMDLAHQMHQRKEDVERELEEFQENSQMLEKELETSLEQAEKANRELRQRNTRLATEVEQLRTRLDQQTADCAMFQSQAQDLQLQHEQLMKYIRELEQKNDDLERAHRVNRVTEEEIEAKFNLAIEKNALLESELDEKEGLKVIVQRLMDEIRDLKQEIQVQERHQPDNDKTADRVRNLVDSNKLQVELETHTPPSSPLVSQSIPSNNTTPSLKIGNGVVGGVIGNNNNNINPPLAPCTRILAMNMIGDLMRKVGNVVVTSSRCFGSLTDGSAWTVGG, from the exons ATGATGGAAACCGATCCTCCTCAATTTTTGTCAAAAGATGATGAAATTCAATATTGGATGGATCTTGCTCATCAGATgcatcaaag aaaagaagatgTTGAAAGAGAATTAGAAGAATTTCAAGAAAATTCTCAAATGTtggaaaaagaattagaaacaTCTTTAGAACAAGCTGAAAAAGCAAATAGAGAATTAAGACAAAGGAATACACGACTTGCAACAGAAGTAGAGCAATTAAGAACAAGATTAGATCAACAAACTGCGGATTGTGCTATGTTTCAGTCACAAGCACAAGATTTGCAATTACAACATGAGCAATTGATGAAATATATCAGAGAACTGGAACAGAAGAATGATGATTTAGAAAGAGCACATAG GGTAAATAGAGTAACggaagaagagatagaagcTAAATTTAACTTGGCAATAGAAAAGAATGCTTTACTTGAGTCGGAGCTCGATGAAAAGGAAGGCTTAAAAGTCATAGTACAAAGATTAATGGATGAAATTAGAg atTTGAAACAAGAGATTCAAGTACAAGAGCGACACCAACCAGATAATGATAAGACAGCAGATAGAGTTCGTAATCTTGTAGATAGTAATAAACTACAAGTTGAACTAGAAACACATACACCACCTTCCAGTCCATTAGTTTCACAATCTATACCTTCAAATAACACGACTCCATCATTGAAAA TTGGAAATGGAGTAGTAGGGGGTGTAATTgggaacaacaataataatataaatccaCCGTTGGCACCATGTACCAGAATATTAGCGATGAATATGATTGGAGACCTGATGCGAAAAGTTGGA aaTGTAGTTGTTACTAGTAGCCGGTGTTTTGGTAGCTTGACAGATGGGTCTGCATGGACTGTAGGAGGGTGA
- the LOC124433238 gene encoding nuclear distribution protein nudE-like 1-B isoform X3 yields MMETDPPQFLSKDDEIQYWMDLAHQMHQRKEDVERELEEFQENSQMLEKELETSLEQAEKANRELRQRNTRLATEVEQLRTRLDQQTADCAMFQSQAQDLQLQHEQLMKYIRELEQKNDDLERAHRVNRVTEEEIEAKFNLAIEKNALLESELDEKEGLKVIVQRLMDEIRDLKQEIQVQERHQPDNDKTADRVRNLVDSNKLQVELETHTPPSSPLVSQSIPSNNTTPSLKIGNGVVGGVIGNNNNNINPPLAPCTRILAMNMIGDLMRKVGYPFFLYKNVVVTSSRCFGSLTDGSAWTVGG; encoded by the exons ATGATGGAAACCGATCCTCCTCAATTTTTGTCAAAAGATGATGAAATTCAATATTGGATGGATCTTGCTCATCAGATgcatcaaag aaaagaagatgTTGAAAGAGAATTAGAAGAATTTCAAGAAAATTCTCAAATGTtggaaaaagaattagaaacaTCTTTAGAACAAGCTGAAAAAGCAAATAGAGAATTAAGACAAAGGAATACACGACTTGCAACAGAAGTAGAGCAATTAAGAACAAGATTAGATCAACAAACTGCGGATTGTGCTATGTTTCAGTCACAAGCACAAGATTTGCAATTACAACATGAGCAATTGATGAAATATATCAGAGAACTGGAACAGAAGAATGATGATTTAGAAAGAGCACATAG GGTAAATAGAGTAACggaagaagagatagaagcTAAATTTAACTTGGCAATAGAAAAGAATGCTTTACTTGAGTCGGAGCTCGATGAAAAGGAAGGCTTAAAAGTCATAGTACAAAGATTAATGGATGAAATTAGAg atTTGAAACAAGAGATTCAAGTACAAGAGCGACACCAACCAGATAATGATAAGACAGCAGATAGAGTTCGTAATCTTGTAGATAGTAATAAACTACAAGTTGAACTAGAAACACATACACCACCTTCCAGTCCATTAGTTTCACAATCTATACCTTCAAATAACACGACTCCATCATTGAAAA TTGGAAATGGAGTAGTAGGGGGTGTAATTgggaacaacaataataatataaatccaCCGTTGGCACCATGTACCAGAATATTAGCGATGAATATGATTGGAGACCTGATGCGAAAAGTTGGA tatcctttttttttgtataagaaTGTAGTTGTTACTAGTAGCCGGTGTTTTGGTAGCTTGACAGATGGGTCTGCATGGACTGTAGGAGGGTGA